Within Homo sapiens chromosome 2, GRCh38.p14 Primary Assembly, the genomic segment CTCCCCCAGAAGCGAGCTTCCTCCTTTAGCCAGCCTGCAGCCCAACCCCCAGGTGGATGAAAGGATGGTGACACCTCGGTGAAGACGGTGACAGTATTTGTGATATAAGTGTCGAAATACTAGATTTATATAAGTTTGAAGGACAATGAGATTACAGTTattcattaagaaaacaaatacagaattTATTCCAAAAGGTAAAAAAGGTGAAAGAAGATACGTAACATGAGTAGTATGGTTGTTGGAAGCATTTTTTCGTATTTTCACTTCAAAGTTTTAGAACTTTACACTTTCTTTGAACATGtactgtaaaataaaacaatgcaaaaattgtgttttaaatatcaaattagCCATACTTGATTCAAATTATACCTGTATACAAGGAAACACTCATTGGTTCACActgttcttttctctccttcccaaaGGATGTGCTGGGTGGCGTCCTGATCACCGCACTCCTCATCGTCCTCACCTACCCTGCCTGGACCTTCATCGACTGCCTGGACTCGGCCAGCCCCCTCTTCCCCGTGTGTGTCATAGTTGTGCCATTCTTCCTGTGTTACAATTACCCTGTTTCTGATTACTACAGCCCAACCCGGGCGGACACCACCACCATTCTGGCTGCCGGGGCTGGAGTGACCATAGGATTCTGGATCAACCATTTCTTCCAGCTTGTATCCAAGCCCGCTGAATCTCTCCCTGTTATTCAGAACATCCCACCACTCACCACCTACATGTTAGTTTTGGGTCTGACCAAATTTGCAGTGGGAATTGTGTTGATCCTCTTGGTTCGTCAGCTTGTACAAAATCTCTCACTGCAAGTATTATACTCATGGTTCAAGGTGGTCACCAGGAACAAGGAGGCCAGGCGGAGACTGGAGATTGAAGTGCCTTACAAGTTTGTTACCTACACATCTGTTGGCATCTGCGCTACAACCTTTGTGCCGATGCTTCACAGGTTTCTGGGATTACCCTGAGTCTCAAACAGTTGGAAACTAGCCCACTGGACATGAAAGCCAAGACATAGGAAAGTTATTGGTAGGCAAATCTTgacaacttatttttctttaacaacaacaaaaagtcataCGGCTGTCTTGCTACTACCAGATAAATGATGCTGCTGTGTGAAAGGAAGAACTGTCTCATAGCGGTCATTGGTCGTCCGTGGTGGTTGGTTGTGCTACAGTTGAACCCAGGCTAAAGACCATAATCCGGATCTTTAAAGGCACACAccgcgccccccccccccccgcccggCCCCTGCTCCTCTCGCTGTTGCACGGGCTTTGGATCTAGTCATGGGCTGGCAGGAATTGTGGCCTGGCTTAGGAATAGCTATGAGCCCCACTGGGTTCTGGAGAgccagtagagatggggtgatCTGGGAGGCTGGAGGTAGAGCCTTTCTTTTCCGTTACAACCTTGCCTAGCatggagttatttctaaaatgGGAACTTTGGTCTAGGAGAAGGGGTGGCACCATATGAAACGGCATTCCTTGGACAGGGTGACTTCCTTATCGTTTATttggtgattttttgttttgttttgtttgagacaggatcttgctctgtttcccaggctgtattacagtggcacaatctcagctcactgcaaactctgcctcccgggctcaagcaatcctcctgcctgagccaactgagtagctgggactgtaagcATAGACCAccatgtgcccagctaatttttgtagagacagggtttctccatgttgcccaggtacgtctgaaactcctgggcttaagtgatccacccacctcagcctcccaaagtgctgggattataggcatgagccactgtgcccggcctcctccTTGTTATGATCAAATTAGACTGTGCCTGGTTGGGTGGTAAGATCACTCTGAAAGAAAGCTCACTGTGAAGAGATGAAAGGTGGAGGCAGAGCTGTGAGGTCATGGGGAAAAGCCTGCTTTCCTTATAAGTCCTGCTGTTCATGTTGGAATAAGGATCTGCTCTTCCTTGTTTCCATGCATTTTGCAGGATTCCAGGTACCATTACCACACTCTTCTGACCCATGAAACCAACTGGCTGCTCACACATCACCAAACAGGTTGGGGGTTAGCCTTCAGCACAGGTGGATACATCTGGGATTCACTGAGATTCCTGCCCTCTCCTGCTTCCTAGTGGTTTGGGACAGGCCCTCTGCCCATCGTCAGCAGTTTTTTGCTTTCATACAAACCTGGAAGGCACTGGCATCTGCCTAGGAAAGTGGATCTGTGAAGAACAGATGAACTCAATCCTTTCTGGAGTCTGACAAAGAAGGGATAGGCTTCCTTGACATTGCCTGTCCTGACAAGGCCTCCCTGACATTACTCCTCCAATTTCACAGTTACCTTCTGtaaatctattttctcatctaCTGAATAGAATCAGGCGCCCTTTTTGTCTTCCCACCTCTTATCTCTTGGCAATTTTAAGGGGAATTAATGCAAGAACAACTTTAGTGTCTCTTGGGAAAACAAGCCAACCAAATACAAAACCCATTAAGCCTACTAGGGTGAGTCCTCTTAACATGGGAAGGCGATGATTATGCAAACACCGGAGTTCCCTCCTCTTCAGTTCCTAAGAATAAAGAACAGGTATCAAGAACTTTCTTTAAAGTTAgtgtaactatagttaacaaagTATCCATTGAAGTTTAGTGCCTGTAGGACTGAGCCAGTGCTTTATCAACCCAACACATCATCACCATGTGCatactctagaaaaaaaaatagcttcctTAAAAGTTACAGAGGCTCTTAACGTGTTAAAACcgaaaaatcacatttttcttgATTTCAAATATGTTCTACGGCCTTACTGTTGGGATGATATTTAGTATGTAACTTAGCATTCCAATTTCTCAAGaatttttaggccgggtgcggtggctcatgcctgtaatcccagcactttgggaggccgaggtgggcggaccacgaggtcaggagatcgagaccatcctggctaacacggtaccccgtctctactgaaaatacaaaaaaattagccggacgtggtggagggcgcctgtagtcccagctactcaggaggctgaggcaggagaatggcgtgaacccggtgagcggagcttgcagtgagccgagattgcgccactgcactccagcctgggcgacagagcgagactctctcaaaaaaaaaaaaaaagaatttttagcaAAACATCctgtttttacttaaaattcttcTCATATTTATTATAGTTAGAAGGCAAAGATCAAGATGACCTGCCGTTTGACTGCTTTTACATCAAACTCTGCCCAGTATTTGCAGCACAACTCAGGGGAAGGGCCTTAGCTTACAGGTACTCCCAGCCTTCATCTGCCCCTGCAGAGCAGTGGCTGTCAGCCGGATGCggcacttttctgtattttcatccACACAGCTGCCCAGCCAGAGTTCGCAACACTGGATATTTACACCAAATAATTGTGGTTGACTTGTCTGAAGCCAGCTGACAAAAGGATCAGCTTTTCccacttgtattttttaaaaagagggattGTGATCATTGTCACAGAGTGGGTGCTGGCctctcatatatatgatatatatatatcattttatatatatatatatatcatatacataatttttactGCTGTCTCTAGTTTTAAGTCCCAACAATAGGAAGGCCGATCAgctatattgatatatttaaggCTGTACTTAACTAATTTGGGCTGAGGATGAATATATCAGCCACAGCACATTAAAGAATGAGCCAAGGATTTGTCATGGTTGgtcactttttaaagtatttgattaCTGCAACTGGAGAATGAAAAGTGTATATTGGTGACGCCAACCTCAGTTTCTGAGCACTCCTGCTCTGTGGTGAGAATCAGACAAAAATTCATCGGGGTGAAAAAGGCATTACCTGATTCACACCCTTGTCTTGCTAGCCCTCTTCCATTCATTTCTCACACAGCACTTTGCTCTGTTAAATCCTCTCTCTGTCTCAGACCATTGCTTGCCCCTTCAAAGGGTATGGTTCAGGCTCCTTTCAAGACATTTGGAGTTTCTCTCTGGGGAAAGAGAGCCCCCTACTGGTTTGGCTTCAGTCTAGGTCCACCATCCCTCTCGATCTGGCATCTTGGAGATTAATTTAAAAGGCAAGCTCACCACAATGTAAGCCTATGGTCTGGCCAACCTTGCTTTTGGGAACTGTGACACCAAAGCCCCCAGGACTATCTGCCTCTCCAGGAGCCAGATAGAATGACATGCCTTTTTCCTAATTGTCCACATTCCACCCCCAACCCACTGCCACTGTGGGCCAAGCCATCCATCTTGCAATCTTCATCTAAAACAGCTCTCATTTCATGCCAGTTTTGCTCAAACCTGCACCGTCACAAGATATTCAGAAGATGAAAACGTAGAAGACACCCCTGAATTAAAAACACTTACATAGCAGTGGCTGGAATTACTCCAAAACGTGCCCAGTGATCGCACTGTAACATGGGATTTTCTCACCCAAATAGGCAACTCATGCTTCCTGAGTGTAATCAAAGCATGTGGTGTTTTGGGGCCATATGCACCAGGTTTCTATTTTAGAAACCTTCAGCTGTCTTGCTTATGTACTGTatgtaaatttattctttttaaaaatcacttttatttgattttgacTTATTAAATGCTTTAAAAGCCAGTGTTCTGtttccttgcatttttttcttaacgTAGATCTTTTTCTCTGAATTCATTGGACCTGAGTTGAAAAGGGGACAAAAATAAGAGGCAGGCTACATAATTCTCTGTTCTTGTCATAATCCAATCATGTGCAAATGTTGGAGAGCCTTGGAGGACCCACAGGTGTGGTAACAAGAAAGAAGTGGCATGTTGGCATCCTTAAATCCCCTCCTCTACTCCATGATACTAAAGAACCTCCTTTTACTTTATATGGAGTTAAATGTCACTATGTTTTGAAAGGTAAATGTTGTAAGTTTTGCTAGTTAAGGTAAGTAAAAGGTTTTTAGAGATGCGTTCTCTATCTGCTGAACCAAATAAACATAACCGTCATTCAAATTCACAGTGTATCACTGCAATGATGTGGTCTGCCTTTAAGCATCCCAAATTTGCTATTTGAGATGGTACATACAGTTGACACTGCCCCTTATTTGCAAGGGCAGACCTAGGACTCTATTTGTACTTTGAGCAGGACATATGAGATGTAAAGCTCCAACCTATCCTGTGCAGTTTTCGCAGGACAGAGAAGACACAGGGGCAGAGAATTACAATTCAGGAGCCAAATGGTTAAGGCTGTAGGGAAGAGAAAACAACGACATGGGAACTGGGAGGAGGGGTAGACTGCATGAGCGAGGTTTAGAGAACAGATGGGGTTTGCACAGGGAATGTGACGGGAAGTAGGTAGGAGATGGTACTCCATGGCTAGAGAACAGCGTGTCTGAGGCACTTCCCAAACACCTCCAGctcttacaagaaaaaaaaccagaccACGTTGGTGATCGTAAGAAtaacagtggtggtggtggtggtgaaatAAAGGATGAGCATAGGGCTGTGACACCGCAAAATCAAACCACACGAACAAGAAGTGTGAGAAGGCCCTCCCAGAGGGGGTGACGTCCAGAGGTGACTTCACAGACTCCTTTCATCACTCCTCATTCAAATACAGTTGCCCCTTGAACAACTCGGAGCTCAGGGGTGCCAACCTCCTATGCAGTAAAAATGCATATAACTtatgactcccccaaaacttaactactaatagtctGCTGTCAATGGGAAGCCTTTCTGATAGCACAATCAGTAGATTACCACATATCTTATGTTATAGgcattatatattgtattcttacaataaagtaaactggagaaaagaaaatgttaagaaaattgtAAGGAAAATACATTTACCCTTCATTAAGTGGAAGGGGATCATCGCAaaagtcttcatcctcatcttcatgttgaggaggctgaggaggaggaagagagggaagaggaggggttgttCTTACTGtgtcaggggtggcagaggcaggagaaaatcCACATACCACTGAATGTGTACAGTTCAAACCCATCTTGTCCAAGGGTTAACTGTACTCACCAGTCAGCCCGAGCACCTTCCCCGTCTGCCATCTCTGCACGCACAGCGTCATTCCCATCCTTCTTGTTCCTCTCTTGGCAGACATGACCAACAGCTGGGACCTCCTTCTGTGTCCTTCATGCCCACTCCCTTCCCCCGTCTTCTCTTTGCTCAGTTCCCTGAACTAGTCATGTgaaacttcattttcaaaatattttaccgtGATCCTGGCTCTTCAGAGAACTTCAAAATGCTTCAAAATGCTCCAAGTCTTTCTTTAATGATTGTGAATGAAGCCCTCATCCTCTAGTAAGAAGCTACCCAAGAGCCAAGTGGAATAGCAACATACACATATCTCATTTGAGACAAGAGATGTTTTTTCCTCGAAGCTgcttgtgttttgatttttttaaacttgaatttTAACTGCACGTATGGGTTTGCCATTAGAATTCCAGTTAAAATTTGGATTCTTCATTTCTGTGAACATAAGGCTTTAATGGGTGACTCTGTGCACACCATGCATccattgttttcttaaaatgagacaCACCTGTAGTACAGACTTGGATATTTACAGAATGCACATTAAGAAGAATCAGAGTTAAATGTAGGCCATGAAGAGAATGCTAAATTCTTAAAACTGTAGCCACGTGAGACAGGGAGCTatacaaagccaaaaataattcttctttttccaaGCCTGTCTATATGGCATGcaaaaaaaccaagaaaagtaAGGATGTAGCTAGGAGTTCCACTGTAATGCTTCTTTAACACACGCACTCAACACATCTGCTGGCCTTGCTCTCTGTATGGCAAGCCAGATTCTGCCCAATGCAGGTGTTCAAATGTCAATGCCTCTTTAATATACACAAAGATGGCCTCAGATCATTAGGGGTGAGCCAGGGTGAAAAGTGGGTCCTGCCTTAATGCCCATGCCTGCAAGAGTCTTATAATCTACCTGTATCCATGAGTGCAGATAGGAGTGAAGCCTCTTGGGCTTCCAGTCTGCAATGTCTCTGTCACGTGGAAACCTGATGGGTGCCACTGTGAGTGGGGCCAATTATGCACAGTGCACACTAAACACAGATCATTTTAGCCTTCCTAACTGGCCACTAATAAAAAGACGCTGAAGTATCCTGAAGATCAAAGAGAGATTTCCACCATGCCTCAATACAAACCCCAGTCCGGGCCTCTGCATGACAGGTGTTGTGCCTAGTGTTTTACACAAGTCATCTCACCTACATGATTTGCTTAAGGGGCACCTCTCTGTCTGGCTCTCTTGTCTCATCTGCCCCAACGTCACCCAAGTGCTCCTTGTTTAAATGTTCTGCCCAAGACACACAGCCAAAAAATCTCTAATCCCACCTATCTCCACTGGGGCTTTTTCTCTGACCTTTCCAGCACGAAATGTGACTGTTTATTCCGTGTGTCACAACTGGTTTCTTGTCAGCCCTAAGTAGTTGGTTATTGTAGGGACAGGCATATTTTATTCCTGACAAAAAGCTGTGCCATGTGGAAATCAGAACATTTCTTTTGCTATCAGGCTTGATATCAACCAGGCacactttctccacatcttcaccttCCCACCTAGAAGGCCAGATTTACTTCATGTCTGCAAGTCCTCTGATTCCAGCGGTGTATGCGGCAGCTCTCTTGCATAGCCTTGCCAGCGCTCCTAACGTGATGGATTCTTccgaatgttttttcttttctttttttctttttttgagacagggtctcaccgtgtcacccaggctggagtactgtgtgGTGCAATTCTGGCTCACATGgcaactacaggcgcacaccacgcctagctaatttttgtatgtatgtatgtgtgtgtgtgtgtatatatatatatatatatatatttttttttatttttattttttttattttttgtaaagatgggttttgccatgttgcccaggctcgtcacTAACTCCTGGGCTttggtgatctgcctacctcagcctcccaaagtgctgggattacaggcatgagccaccacactgaggcttcaaatgttttctcctgGAGATTCATgcctttcctgcctttcttcaATAGAAACAAGGAAGGCCAAACCTTACAGACGAAGAATGAAAAGCTTGAGTGTGAACCTTGAGTATATTCTTAGCACACTCCATTAGTcacttcagaagaaaaaaaaacctaca encodes:
- the SGPP2 gene encoding sphingosine-1-phosphate phosphatase 2 isoform b (isoform b is encoded by transcript variant 3), which translates into the protein MYIGQVAKDVLKWPRPSSPPVVKLEKRLIAEYGMPSTHAMAATAIAFTLLISTMDRYQYPFVLGLVMAVVFSTLVCLSRLYTGMHTVLDVLGGVLITALLIVLTYPAWTFIDCLDSASPLFPVCVIVVPFFLCYNYPVSDYYSPTRADTTTILAAGAGVTIGFWINHFFQLVSKPAESLPVIQNIPPLTTYMLVLGLTKFAVGIVLILLVRQLVQNLSLQVLYSWFKVVTRNKEARRRLEIEVPYKFVTYTSVGICATTFVPMLHRFLGLP